In Dolichospermum sp. DET69, the genomic stretch AATCAATTTCAGCAATCTCTCGTCGCACTTGTTTTACCAAATTTCTTACCTGTTCCAACAATCCTCTATCAACAACCACTGGCTCACCCATGAGTACCGATGTATTGATAGCTTTAGCGATTTGGTTAAGGTTATTACCGATTTTCCCCAACTCCCAATAAGTTTGACCTGCCACTTTGGTGACACGCCGGGGCAATCTATTTTTGATGGTTTTGGCACGGAATAGCTCTGCCATCGTCAAGCTGTTTTCTGCTGCCATTTGTCGCACCTGTTCTTTTTCTTCTAGTGTGAGGCAGATATGAAATCTAATTGTGCGGTCTTTTTGAGGCATCGCTTAAATTATTTCAAACATATCTTTGTATTTCCATTTTGAAATATGCAAATTAATCAGTCATTAGCCAAGTGGATATTTTTTCTTGTTTTTTTGCAACTGATGTTAAAAGTGAATCTTGCTTTCGTTGAGTTTGATTTTTTTCGTATCATCTTTCCCTCCGTCACGGTGGTTAACCTACTGAGGTAGGGGAACCGTGAAAGGAGGGCAAGTTTGTCGCTGCTTTTTGACCAGGGCAAATTTTTTGCATCCTAGAGATGCACATTGCGACATAGCTTGCTACTCACCCAACGTTCTTTTCGACTGCTCGAATCAACAATTTGAGTGGCGTTGAGTTGGCATTCAATTGGCGTTGAGATGGCGTTGGATTGGCTTTTTTTGACCATTATTTTATCAATAAGGCTTTTTATTGACAGGTTAAATATATACATAATGTACTTAATAATGTAATATTGGCGTAAGCATGGCGTAGTATTGGCACTTAATTGGCGTAACATTGGCGTAAACATGGCGTAGTATTGGCACTTAATTGGCGTTGAAATGGCACATT encodes the following:
- the mobC gene encoding plasmid mobilization relaxosome protein MobC, which codes for MAAENSLTMAELFRAKTIKNRLPRRVTKVAGQTYWELGKIGNNLNQIAKAINTSVLMGEPVVVDRGLLEQVRNLVKQVRREIAEIDLITDIQDEA